In Horticoccus luteus, the following proteins share a genomic window:
- a CDS encoding MBL fold metallo-hydrolase produces the protein MNRRDFLVSSSAAMFTGWAVGKGKESASSATASAAGQKAAASAATATEFRTLRRDVGVFTGRGGTIGWLADKDALAIVDTQFPDTAGICLGGLPGRKDRRIDVVLNTHHHADHTSGNGIFRPVARTIVAQANVPKLQFAAAERAERNPNVSSWARLTQQVYADTTFPEVWRHDVGGEVMTAQFNGPGHTGGDAVITFERANVVHMGDLVFNRIYPVIDRAGGASIRNWIKILAEAQRDYPADAIYIYGHGNPKFGVTGTRSDLGVMHDYLTALVDYTQKQIDAGKAKAEIVTLENMPGFEDFHAPAPNRLAGNLADAYDELTAKAG, from the coding sequence ATGAACCGACGCGATTTCCTCGTAAGTTCCTCGGCCGCGATGTTCACGGGTTGGGCAGTGGGAAAAGGCAAGGAGTCGGCGTCGTCGGCCACGGCGTCCGCAGCAGGGCAGAAGGCCGCGGCGAGCGCAGCGACGGCCACGGAATTTCGAACCCTACGGCGCGACGTGGGGGTGTTTACAGGCCGGGGCGGCACGATCGGCTGGCTGGCGGACAAGGACGCGCTCGCGATCGTCGATACGCAGTTTCCCGACACGGCAGGGATCTGCCTGGGCGGATTGCCGGGGCGCAAGGACCGGCGGATCGACGTGGTGTTGAATACGCATCACCACGCCGATCACACCAGTGGCAACGGCATCTTCCGGCCGGTGGCGCGGACGATCGTCGCGCAGGCGAACGTGCCGAAGTTGCAATTCGCGGCGGCGGAGCGGGCGGAGCGCAATCCCAACGTGTCGTCGTGGGCGCGCCTGACCCAGCAGGTTTACGCCGACACGACTTTCCCTGAAGTCTGGCGGCACGACGTGGGCGGCGAAGTGATGACGGCGCAGTTCAACGGGCCGGGCCACACCGGCGGCGACGCGGTGATCACGTTTGAGCGGGCGAACGTGGTGCACATGGGCGATCTGGTATTTAACCGCATCTACCCGGTGATCGATCGGGCGGGTGGCGCCTCGATTCGGAATTGGATCAAGATTCTGGCGGAGGCGCAGCGCGACTATCCGGCGGACGCGATTTATATATACGGCCACGGCAATCCGAAGTTCGGGGTGACGGGCACGCGGAGCGATCTCGGCGTCATGCATGATTATCTGACGGCGTTGGTCGACTATACGCAGAAGCAGATCGACGCGGGCAAAGCGAAGGCGGAGATCGTGACTTTGGAAAACATGCCCGGTTTCGAGGACTTTCACGCGCCGGCACCGAACCGCCTGGCGGGAAACCTAGCCGACGCCTACGACGAGTTGACGGCGAAGGCGGGTTGA
- a CDS encoding DUF4097 family beta strand repeat-containing protein yields MKTHSLYSSFLIAAAAAVILLAAAFAVPAAHAADDIATLKFSDPAQPGTLKIRANMGDFRIHGADVAEITVKSSITSERPAPRADGLRVLSSSASYSLNEKSNVATLEFGYTSWPSQPGEFDITVPRHTAIAIASTYGGDVKIADVTGDIEAKSVNGEIHLDRVSGSVLIETMNGEIFANFPTLTAGKPLSFSTMNGEVHLRVPADAKANLKLRTQNGAVLTDFDEKALVTKTQSLGSPNRAHGVSTAEIQSAVREGVRVAREVARDAARAAREAARAARDGAVADHDAPAADDSSDENSPPDAVAPMPPIPPLPPMTGGKLVSGTLNGGGVDVSVTTMNGDITFRKYDGKTADK; encoded by the coding sequence ATGAAAACCCATTCGCTCTATTCCTCATTCCTCATTGCGGCCGCGGCCGCCGTGATCCTGCTCGCCGCCGCCTTCGCCGTGCCTGCTGCCCACGCGGCCGACGATATCGCCACCCTTAAATTCTCCGATCCCGCGCAGCCCGGCACATTGAAAATCCGCGCCAACATGGGCGACTTTCGCATTCACGGCGCCGATGTGGCCGAAATCACCGTCAAGTCCAGCATCACCTCCGAACGCCCCGCCCCTCGCGCCGACGGCCTGCGCGTGCTCTCCTCCTCCGCTTCTTATTCGCTCAACGAAAAGAGCAACGTCGCCACGCTCGAGTTCGGCTACACCTCCTGGCCCAGCCAGCCCGGCGAGTTCGATATCACGGTGCCCCGCCACACCGCCATCGCGATCGCCTCCACGTACGGCGGCGACGTCAAAATCGCCGACGTCACCGGCGACATCGAAGCCAAAAGCGTCAACGGCGAAATCCACCTCGACCGCGTCAGCGGCAGCGTGCTCATCGAGACCATGAACGGCGAAATCTTCGCCAACTTCCCCACGCTCACCGCCGGGAAACCTCTCTCGTTCTCCACCATGAACGGCGAGGTGCACCTCCGCGTCCCGGCCGATGCCAAGGCCAATCTCAAACTGCGCACCCAGAACGGCGCCGTCCTCACCGACTTCGACGAGAAAGCCCTCGTCACCAAAACCCAATCCCTCGGCAGTCCGAATCGCGCCCACGGCGTCTCCACCGCCGAAATCCAATCCGCCGTGCGCGAAGGCGTCCGCGTCGCCCGCGAAGTCGCTCGCGATGCCGCCCGCGCCGCCCGTGAGGCCGCCCGCGCGGCCCGCGACGGCGCCGTCGCCGATCACGACGCCCCCGCGGCCGACGACAGCTCCGATGAAAATTCCCCGCCGGATGCCGTCGCCCCGATGCCGCCCATTCCCCCGCTCCCGCCCATGACCGGAGGCAAACTCGTGTCCGGCACGCTCAACGGCGGCGGCGTCGACGTCAGCGTCACGACCATGAACGGCGACATCACCTTCCGGAAATACGACGGCAAAACGGCCGACAAATAA
- a CDS encoding zf-HC2 domain-containing protein, giving the protein MNCTLARDHFPDLLDQRLAAPVAADVRAHLAHCPDCQREFAALNKTLAALDALPAPAPSPRLRTHFYALLEEEKNSAASVAAAARRASQRTRSTLLRWIFAPVAACGLLIVGFLAGTRYAPPAVIPAAAPAADPATARELADLRHRVDSMGQLVSYSLLQERSTPERLQGVLSSMAAAKADPQVLTQLIGALALDPSVNVRLTALDALYPHAGEDVVRAGVLASLPREQSPLVQVSMIDFLVAARDREAAGTLEQLTRDTAVDRSVREAAKRGLAQL; this is encoded by the coding sequence ATGAACTGCACCCTGGCCCGCGACCACTTTCCGGACTTGCTCGATCAACGCCTCGCCGCGCCCGTCGCGGCGGATGTGCGCGCGCATCTCGCCCATTGCCCCGACTGCCAGCGCGAATTTGCCGCCCTCAATAAAACCCTGGCGGCCCTCGACGCCCTGCCCGCCCCCGCCCCCAGTCCCCGCCTGCGCACCCACTTTTACGCGCTGCTCGAAGAGGAGAAAAACTCCGCCGCCAGCGTCGCCGCGGCCGCGCGTCGCGCCTCGCAACGCACGCGCTCTACGCTCTTGCGCTGGATCTTCGCCCCCGTCGCCGCCTGCGGCCTGCTCATCGTCGGCTTCCTCGCCGGCACCCGCTACGCTCCACCCGCGGTCATCCCGGCCGCCGCTCCCGCCGCAGATCCCGCCACGGCGCGCGAACTCGCGGACTTGCGGCACCGCGTCGATTCGATGGGCCAACTCGTCAGTTATTCGCTCCTGCAGGAACGCTCCACGCCCGAGCGCCTGCAAGGCGTCCTCTCCTCCATGGCCGCCGCGAAAGCCGATCCGCAGGTGCTCACTCAACTCATCGGCGCACTCGCCCTCGATCCCAGCGTCAACGTCCGCCTCACCGCCCTCGATGCGCTTTACCCGCACGCCGGCGAAGACGTTGTCCGCGCCGGCGTGCTCGCGTCACTCCCCCGCGAACAAAGCCCCCTCGTCCAAGTGTCGATGATCGACTTTCTCGTCGCCGCCCGCGACCGCGAGGCCGCCGGCACCCTCGAGCAACTCACGCGCGACACCGCCGTCGACCGCTCCGTGCGCGAAGCCGCCAAGCGCGGCCTCGCCCAGCTCTGA
- a CDS encoding RNA polymerase sigma factor, with protein MIADLTDFRISSRPPAANARARFAVDTATPASDHALMLAVRDGELDSLGELFERHHGPLFGFLYKLTGQRAAAEDIAQIVFQRILKYRHTYRDEGSFTAWLYQLARRCAADHFRQSTRLPTATDPAILHTHADDAPDASDRATTRDDHALLHTALGRLARDDREVLLLSRFQELSFAEIAGILECSVGAAKVRAHRALRALRDHYFQLQKEPLS; from the coding sequence GTGATCGCCGACCTGACCGATTTCCGCATTTCCTCCCGCCCACCGGCGGCTAACGCTCGCGCCCGCTTCGCCGTGGACACCGCCACCCCCGCCTCCGATCACGCCCTCATGCTCGCCGTTCGCGATGGGGAACTCGATTCACTGGGCGAACTCTTCGAACGCCACCACGGTCCCCTCTTCGGTTTTCTTTACAAGCTCACTGGCCAGCGCGCGGCTGCGGAAGACATCGCGCAGATCGTCTTTCAACGCATTCTCAAATACCGCCACACCTACCGCGATGAAGGGTCGTTCACCGCCTGGCTCTACCAACTCGCCCGCCGCTGCGCCGCCGACCATTTTCGCCAGTCCACCCGGCTGCCCACCGCCACCGATCCCGCTATCCTGCACACGCACGCGGACGACGCGCCCGACGCCAGCGACCGCGCCACGACCCGTGACGACCATGCGCTGCTCCACACCGCGCTCGGCCGCCTCGCCCGCGACGACCGCGAGGTCCTCCTCCTCAGCCGCTTTCAAGAACTCTCGTTCGCCGAGATCGCCGGCATCCTTGAATGCTCCGTCGGCGCCGCGAAAGTCCGCGCGCACCGCGCCCTCCGCGCCTTGCGCGACCACTATTTTCAACTGCAAAAGGAGCCCTTGTCATGA